AGAAAGTCCTGCGCCCATGACGTGCTGCCCTCTATCCGCGCCTCGAACACCAGCGCGTCGTCGGTGTCGGTCAGATCCAGACTGCCCGCCGAGCGGCTGGCAAGCGGCTTCTCGAAGTCATGCCCGGCCAGCAGGTGAATATCCTCGCCCGCCTCGATCCGAGCTGCGAAGGCTCGCGCCGCAAACACCTCGCGCTTGCGGGTCGGGGTCGTAGCCAGAACCGTTGCCGCCCCATAGGGGAAGCGGCCCCGCAAGCGGGTCGCCCCGCCCTCGGTGCGCAGTTCAAGCGAACCGTTGAAGCCGCCCCAGAGCATCAGGGTTCCCCGATGCCGGTCAGGATGCGGGTTTGCAGGCCGCGCGGGACGGTGAAATCGGCCGTGACCAGCGCGGTCAGGACCAGTTGGCCCGAGGCCGCTTTGGTGTAGGGGTCGCGGATCAGATCCACGCCGCCGTAGATGCCAAGATAGCCCGGTGCGATGCCCTGCACGGTCGCGGTCATGATTGCGGTTTCATCGGGGATGATGTTGCTGATCGCCGGGGTTCCGACATGCTTGGTCAGCCGGTCCCATTCCGAAACAGCCGTGCCGGTGATCAGCGCATCGTCCAGTTCGGCCCAGATCGCCGGGTCGA
This portion of the Paracoccus sp. N5 genome encodes:
- a CDS encoding HK97 family phage prohead protease, which codes for MLWGGFNGSLELRTEGGATRLRGRFPYGAATVLATTPTRKREVFAARAFAARIEAGEDIHLLAGHDFEKPLASRSAGSLDLTDTDDALVFEARIEGSTSWAQDFLAAHASGLIRGLSPGFRVAQGDGAEMVKRDGEGLIRVIHRAELFELSAVTRPAYPSAQVEARSWETHQDRQPYRGAVHPLNRWRV